CATGAGCGACACGCATCGCCGCTATCGTGCCATAAAACAGGCCATCATGCAATTCTATCACCCGCGCCCGCAAGGCCATCGCGAACGCCATTTCAATACCTTGGTCGCCCTGATCTGCGGCTTGGCCGGTGGTCAGCACGCCCACCTCTCCACGATTGCTGACCATGCTCCTTCCAACCGTGCCACCCAGGCAAGTCTGATCAAACGCTTTCGGCGCTGGCTTGAGCACGACGACCAAACGCTCCAAAGCTGGTTTTTGCCCGTCGCGCAAGAACTCCTGAGCACCCTGGCTGCTCAGCCGCTCCACTTGGTGATGGATGGCAGTGTAGTCGGGCGTGGCTGTCTGGCCTTGATGCTGAGTGTGGTCTACCACGGACGCGCCTTGCCGCTGTGCTGGGTGGTTGTTGCGGGCAGCAAAGGTCTTTTCCCCTGAGGCCACTCACTGTGCATTGCTCTCTCAGGTCCAGCCGCTCATCCCGCCCGGCACTAGCGTCACCTTCTTGGGCGATGGTGAGTTTGACGGCATCGATCTGCAAGAGCAGCTGCGCCAGGCGCACTGGCACTACGTCTGCCGCACGGCCTCCAACATCTTGCTCTCGGCTGGCGGCGATGCCTTTCATGTTGCCGATCTGGGGCCAGCGCGCGGCGAGGTGCTGGCGCTCACTCCGGCCTGGATGACCAAGAAGCAGTATGGGCCGATCAGCATCCCGGCCGTCTGGGAGCAGCAGTATGAGCAGCCGATCTATCTGGTCACCAACATGCTCGACCTGGATACTGCGCTCAAGTCATATCGCAAACGTGGGCACATTGAAACGTTCTTCTCCGACCAGAAAAGCCGCGGCTTCCACATCCACAAAAGCCATCTCAGCGACCCAGCTCGCTTGAGCCGTTTGTTGATTGCCGCATGCCTGGCGTATGTGTGGCTGGTGTACCTGGGCGTGTGCGCGCTGCGGGATGGCTGGATGCAACAGCTCCATCGAGTGCATCGGTGTGACCTGAGCCTGTTTCGGCTGGGAATGCGCTTGCTGGCGCGCTGTCTCAAAGAGTATATCCCAATCCCTGAGGGCTTGATAGTTCCAGCAATCTTGCCGGCTGCACGCATCCAGACACCGAACAAGAAGGCAGCCTAGCCCACATGTTCTGTACGGTAGTGAACTTCGTGCATCCAGTTGTGTACTTTGTCCTGTCGTAGCGCAACGACTTTGGAGATCGTCTGACAGTTGCGGACACTCCCATGGTAAAGCGGGGTAACGGAACGCGCAATATGGTTTTGTTGCTATCCTGTCGTTCTATCAACCCGCTACCGGGTATTGGACGAACTCAATAGCCTGTCCAGGTCCAGGTTCTGCCCGAACGGTTGTCTGCACCCTAGAACTGATGGTCACCGTCACCATATTGCGATGCTATCTGGCAGGACATGTCACTTTCCCAGAGACTCTATTAACAGCAATACACGCAAACGGATTGCGTATAGAGCACACCTTGTTGTGCATCACTGTTCGTTCTTCCATTAACAGCAATACCGCCACTTAATTCATTATCTATGCTTACTTCGTATTTGTCGAAAATTTCTTGGGAGAAGTGATGCACCTCAGATGCAAGAAGGTCTTTCTATGTCGAAAACATCAACTCCTCGTTCTTCAAGTAACTCCTCAAACTGGTCGGTACCCTTTTCTTTACGATACAGATACTCGGATTGTGAGATCAAACACGCCAGGTAGACCCGTCCAGGTCTCGAGTCGCAAACTAGCTCTCCAAAGCCTTCGGGAAATCCAAATGGTTGGGCAAAGTAGATTGCTTGTTTACCAAATCGTTGCGCGAATTCGGGAGCAATATTGCTAATGCCACCTATTACTGTTCCCCTGCGCAATATTAACCGATTCTTAATTATATAGAACAGCGTATTAGCCAACACAAAAGGAATAGATTCCCAACCGCCACTTATCGGCAAGATTACCTCTGCCAAATTGGCAATGGCCTCTTCATACAGGGATAATCCGAGAGAGCAAAATGCACGGCAACCCGAAAAGATGTTGTCGAAGGTTAAGATTTGTATGCAGCTTGCCTTCTCATCTTCCGGACAAAATACATGGTGATCGATGGGATTTGCACCCAGGTGAAGAACGAAATGGTCAAAATAGCATAAGCCCAATGACTTCTCATTCATACGATGCTCCTTGTTCAAACTTCCTACTGCGATTGCAGGATGGACATTGAGCCCTCAATTTTGTGACGTCATTGTATTCATCTAGCACCTGCTTACGTGTCCAACCGAACATTCTTGCAACTCTATCTCTCCAAGGTGGGGTGTGGTCCAGATCTGGTTTCGTCATTGTTCGTCCGCAAGTCGGACAGATCATTTCACCTTCCTCATTTCGCGTAGCTTTGGATTCAACTGCTTCACGTACTCCCTTTCTGAAGCCACTTGGCCGCTTTGTGACATCGTTGGCATTCTTGTGCAGTTGCCCGGCTTGCGGTACAGCCCGCTGCAACTACCCCCCCACCCCGCGCCGCCGCCTGCGCCGCCCCCGCCGCCTCATCGGCGTGGGCTGCGGCGCGGATCAGTGCCCCTCCGCCGCCAGGAACGACGGGCAGCACGGTGGATGCGGTGTCGGCAGCGAGCGCGGCCCAATTCCAGGGGTCGCTGGGATGTTGCCAGACGGCAGCGGCGCTCAGGACCAGATTGGCAAGGTCCCACGCCGTCTCAACCCAATGCCCCGTCGGGTCGGTGTATGTCAGTGGATGGTTCAGCGCATCGGCGGAGCGGTTCAGGTCCTGCGGGTTGACCGGGCCGCTGCCGGCGCTGCGCCCCATCCCCTGCGCCGTTGCATCGCTCGGCCAGACGGTGAGCGGCCCCGCGCCGACGACGCTGCTGTCCGGCGTAATGAACTGCCCGCTAGCCGGATCATCGTACCGGGCATGATACTCCAGCAACCCCCTGGCATCCAGGTGCTGTCCGGTGTCGGTGAACGCAGGTGAACGCAGTCTGACCGATACCCCCGCTGCGCACCGCGCCTCAGGAGGATGGTCTGGGACGTGCCTCCGTCGTTTCCGTTGGCGCCGTGGGTGTCTGCTCCCACCCCAGTTTTGCTCATCAGATTGCCCGGCGCGTCGTAGGGAGATATCTCCGCCCTGGGTGGCGTTTCGTCGTTGAGCGTGAACGTAGCTCGCGTGGGTAAGCATTGCCTGTATCGCCAGGGCACTGCTCCCACTCTCGCCTCGGACGTGGGTGCAGCGGCGACCGCCCTAGGCGTGGCGCACGTGCGCCCAGGCGCACGCTCCACGTCCCGGCGGCTCGTGCGCTACCCGCTAGTCTTCTGACTGTGGCGGCGGCGCCTGGCGAGCGGCGAGCTGCTCCAGGCGGGCCAACGCGTCACGGGCTTCGCGGCGCAACTGCTCCTCGGAGATCTCGAACGGAGTTTCCTCGCCTGGAGCACAGCCAGGCCAGTAGCAGTCGACTGCCGCGAAGAGGGCATCCAGGATCAAGAACAGTTCTTTGTCCATACCTCCCGGTTCGGCTAGGAAAGCCGCCATGTACCGTTCCTCGAACTCTGCTGCAGAGATCTCGTGCGTGAGAAAGGCTTCGATCAGGCGCTTATATTCCGTCAGGGTCATCGCTATCCTCCGCCAAGTGAGCCAGTGGTCGTCAGATGCTGGATCTGTTCCGGGCTGAGCTTCCACCCGCTAAGAAACGTGCCGTTGAGATCGGTCATGACATTCAATCCTGTGGCAGAGTCGTAGTAATGGATCACGTCTTGACCACGATAGGTGCCGCGAATGACCTGGGTTGTTGGAGCCGTCGGCACAGCAGGTCCTTACTTCGTGTATCAAGTTGCGTGCTTTGTCCTGTTGTAGGGCACCGACTTTGGAGATCGTCTGACATATGCAGACACTCCCATGGTAAAGCGGGGTAACGGAACGTGCAATATGGTTTTGCTGACATCCTGTCGTTCTATCACTCTGCTACCGGGTGTTGGACGAACTCAGTTGTCCGCTCCAGGCATTCTCTCGAACGATTCCCAACATCCTCGAACAGGATCATTACCGCAATTGCAATACTATCTGGCAGGACATGCCGCTCTCGCCGGGAGGGAGGTCTTTGGGGAATCCCTGAAATTGTCCATCCTTGGGAGGACGCGAATACATATAAAGGATGTCGTCATCAGGAAGATCATCGATAAACTCATTCCCACTCCGTGCCGCCGCCTGCGCCGCGCCCGCCGCCTCATCGGCGTGGGCTGCGGCGCGGATCAGTGCCCCTCCGCCGCCAGGAACGACGGGCAGCACGGTGGATGCGGTGTCGGCAGCGAGCGCGGCCCAATTCCAGGGGTCGCTGGGATGTTGCCAGACGGCAGCGGCGCTCAGGGCCAGATTGGCAAGGTCCCACGCGCTCTCAACCCAATGCCCCGTCAGGTCGGTGGATGTCAGCGGGGTGTTCAGCGCATCAGCGCGCTGTGCTCGCCATCACCCGGAACGTACTGTTCGAGACGGGGTGATGGGGGAGCGGGAAGCGATGACCATGTTGGGCGATGTACCGGCCTCAGACTGCGACCACAGTGATAGGATACCTGCTTTCCTCCCGCGCTGGGGGACCGGTGACATCGTGTTAGCGCGACTTCCTGCCCCGCCGTGCTGCCCAGGTTGCCTGTGCGCCCCTTCTGGGGCAGGCTTCACCGTTCTGCCTCGGGGTCCTCGGGATAGAGCGGTGGATACCCGTTCTCGAATGTGAGTCCGGCGAGGGCCTTGGCCGGGTCGGCCACCGGCGTTGCGGCGCCTAGTGCGATCCACGGTATCTCCACTCGCGCCAGAAGGCCGGTCTTGGTGATACCAACAAAGGCGTCACGCCCAAAGCCGGCGTGCGACGGTCGCGGTTCTCGTCGCAGGGTGATATACAGTAACCCATCGTCGTTGACTTCGACATTCTCAAAGCCGTGCAATTGATGCTGGAGCGTGGCAAGGGCGATCTCCGGCTCTTCATATATCAACAATTCGATGCCAAAGAGACGGCCATCGGCATCGGTGTCACATAGGGCGGTGACGTTATACCATCGTCGAGGTTCGGCGGGGGCGAATACCAGGATCAGATTACTGCCACCATTATAGATAGGGATATCAAACCACATCAGGACGCTCCTTTCGCCGCTATAACAGCCACTCCAGTACTTACTGAATAATCCCAAGCTCCTTAGCGATTTCGATAAGTTTAGGCTTAAACTCACTCCGGGGGTAGGCAGTGACTACCCGCCCTGCCCGGTCGATGACATACGCACCTTCGCTGGTGATACAGAGGAAGCGCTGACCATTGTGTTGGGCGAGCACCGCTTTGGGAAGCTGCTGCCAGGCCTCGACCATCTCCCGCGTTACCTGGTGCTGTTTGGTAGCATGATACGTAAGGAGTGTGATCGATATCCCTGGGTCCTCAACGAGCGTGCCATACTGACCGAAAGACCGGCCGAGCGGAAGCAGGGACCCCGCCCCCTTGCTCCCCCCGATGATTCCAAGCCGCAGCAAGTCATCGAGGGGCAAGCCAACCGGCAGCAGGTCATCAGGTTCGGCCGCTTCCAGCGTGGCGGTCAGCGCCAGATTGGCAGCCGCCGCGCGTCGTTCCTCCACCGACGCCTGCGGATCGGCCAGCGTGCGGGTGGCTTGGAAGGCATCCCACGCCGTCCAGCCGTAGTCAATCGCCTTCAGCAGCGCAATCCCGCCAACGAGCAGCACCGGCAGCAGCGGCAAATGCCCCGTCGGGTCAGTGTATTTCAGTGGATTGTTCAGCGCATAGGCGTAGCGGTTCAGGTCCTGCGGATTGACCGGGCCGCTGCCGGCGCTGCGCCACATCCCCTGCGCGGTCGCGTCGCTCGGCCAGACGGTGAGCGGCGGGCTGCCGGGGATGATGGTGTCGGCGGAGAGAAACCGCCCGATGTCGGGATCGTAGTATCGTGCATTATAATACAACAATCCACTGGCGTCACGCGCTTGCCCGGTATACGCTCGATTCGTCGCCGTGATCGGGACGTGGCCGGCCTGGACGGCCGGTACCCGTAGGGCACCCCACGGGTCATACTCCTGCCGGATGACGCTCCCCTGGGCCGTGGTGGCAACGCTGATACTGCCCAGGTGATCCAGGTGGAGGAAGGTGCACGTGCCACTGGTGACGTCACGCACGCCGACCAGTCGCTGCCCAAGGGTATAGACATGGCGAATGCTGCTGCCGTGCTGTTCCCAGAGGCCTCCGACGACGCGCTGGCGGACCCCGTTGCTGATGACCGTGACCCGCGCGCCGGTCGCATCATAGCCATATTGCTCACTGACCCCGGCTGTGCTCACGCTGGCCGGTAACCCGTGGGCGTTCCAGACAATCTGCCGCCCATTCACCGCCGTGAGATTGCCTGCCGCGTCGGCCCGCACCTCCTGCCCACCGATGGTCGTCGGTCGGTGCGGGCCATTCCCGGCGGTGCCATAGGTGATCGGCAGGTCTGCTTTCCGGGTCAGATTGCCCACGCTGTCATAGGTATACTGCTCGGTGAGCCGGAGTGCGCCATTCCAGTAGAGCGCGCCGGTGCTGGCGTACACGTCGCGCCCATCAAGTGCCCCCCGGTCATAGCTGACTCCCCGCTGGCCGGCATGAATGACCTGGGAGCCGATCTGAATGGTGTCGATGAAGAGATTGCGGTCGTCGTTCCCCACCACACCATCGTTCTCGAAGAGCAGGTCAATGGTCTGATCGGCGTCGAGGGGGGTTGGGTGGGTATAGGTATAGGTCTGAAAGGTCGTGCTGGTGACCGTCCAGCGCTGGACGATGGCGCCGTTGATCCGTAGCGCCATGCTCGGCCAGACCCCGCCGGCTGCGGTGCCCCGTGCCCGGATGGTCAGGGTCGGACTGCGGGTGGTGGCATCAAGCACACTGGCGCGGATCAGGCGATCCCGATCGTCGTAGGCAAAGGTCTGAATGGCGCTTCCTTCGGCAATTCGCGTCAGATTGTGATGACCGTCATAAGCATAGCTCCGATCAACGATACTCCCCGGCGCACTGGCCGTTCCCAGCAGCCAGCGGGTGGGCCGGGCTGCTGCGTCGTAGTCCCAGCGTTCACGTAGCCCGTTCGGGTAGTGGAGATCGGTCAACAGGTTATGCGCATTGTATCGGCCATGACTGACAATAACCCCATCGAGCGAGCTGGTAAGCTGAGTCGGTTGCCAGCCGGCGTTGTAGCTCGTGGTGACGATCTCACTTGTGCCATTCGTGTCCGGATATGTCACGCTCTGCACAAGGTCGTTGGCGTAATAGCTCCAACTGATGGTGAGCATTGGCTGCGCCGGCAGGCTCTGACTCATACTAAGGCGCCGATTCCGCGCATCATAGTTCCAGCGTACCGTGACACCATCCCTGACGGCATGCTCGATCAGGCGTCCAGCATTGTCGTAGCGGTAAACGTATTGATCGTGTACCGGATCGGCTGGACAGCCATCATCAAGTCGCTCGTGGACACCGATGAGGCGATCGACAACATCGTAGCGGTAGCAAAGTCGCTGACCGCGGGGATCAATCTGCCGGATGAGATTACCATTGATGTCGTAGACGTACAACCAGGTGCCGACATCGGGATCATTGAGCTGGGTTTTTCGCCCAAGACCATCATATGTAATGGTTGTTATGCTCCCATCGCTCCGCACAACTTCCCGTAGCAGGTCCAGGGCTGAGTAACGATACCGGGTGACCCTTGCTGTACCGCTAAAGGGGTATTCCAGAACTTCCACTAATCGATCTTGGGCGTCAAGTCGGTAATCAGTCCGCACACCGCGTGGTGTCAAGACAGTCTTTATGGTATACCGGTCGCTCCCTGTTCCTCCTACCCCGTAGGTTATGGTCGTGGTATGTCCCAGAGGATCAATGACCTGACGTTCGCGATCTAGCGCATCATACGTTGTGATCGTCCAACGTACCTGAGCATCAGGTGGCTGGTAGGTTGCCCCCATGCCATTGACAAGCCATGGCTGACTCTGCTGAATGACCCGCCCTAGAGCGTCGTAGCGCTTCTCTCGAATAATCCGTTGGATGGCTGTCCCATCGCTCGTTTCCTGGGCAGTCTGGATCAAGCGGCCAAATCCATCGTAAAAGTGATGGGTTGTCCGGTAGGGATCGCTGCTGCTCAATCCGTCGCGTTCCTGGAGGGTATAGCGAACTGGCAGTTCAGCATCGGCATACCATATCCGCAGCGACGGCTCCACCCGCCGATCTCCCGGCCTGGTGATTGACGTCGTGCGCCCGAAAACGTCATATGTTGCACACACCACATCGTCTGTCAGTGTGGGAATGATTGTCTCTGGCGCACTGGTCGTACAACTGTAGCTGTTGTCACCATTTAGCGGCCCATCAACCTCAATCAGTGTGCCCAGGCGGAGATCGTACACTGCCCGACTGGTAGCGCCACTTGGATCGGTATACTGCACCGGCAACCAGCGATAGACCTGATGATAGACGGTCGTTGCAGTTCGTGCAGGACTGCCACCTCCCGGTGCGCTCACTACCCACGTACCGTTCTGGTAGGTGGCGGTAGCTGCTCCACTGTAGGTACTACTGGTGACCTGCTGTCCGCTCGCATCATAGGTAAAGGTGTGATCCCGTCCACTGATCGTCATCCCGTTGGGGATAGTTGTTGTGCCCGGTGGCACATTGAACGTGATCTCACGGGTCAGCAAGCCGCGTGTCCCAATGCCGGCCTGGGTCGTGGCACCATCGTAAAAACGCAGGCTGAAACCGATGCGTTGCCCCTGTCCATCGGTGACCACTGTTACCCACACTCGATTGGTTAGATACACTGTCCCCTGGTCAACGATGGTATGATGCTGTCGTGTCGTGCGTATCAGTACCCCATTGGCGATAAGATCGCGACGCGTGACATTGCCGTAAGGTTGTTGATTGCTGTTAGTGTTGTGACCAGGGGAAAGGTCGTAAAACGTAACCGTGCAACGCTCAACACTTGACCCATTGGCCGGTAGATTGACGCACTGTTGCTGCTCACCGCTAAAAGCACGCCACAACCCGGCTCGCCGATAATTGTTACTGAGCGTTGCTGAATTTGGCACCTGTGGATCTGCGCCAAAGAAGGGGAGTGGAACGTGGAGATAGCTAAAGGTCGTCTGCTGGAGGAGTGTCCCTTGTTCATCAGTGATCTCAACCCGATATGGTCGCCCTTTCCAGGCTTCATACACGACCATCCGCTGAAAACAGGGATCACTCTCGTTGACTGCCAGGCGATTGTTCGGGAGGGTAACCAGCGCTGGATTGCAGGTCTGAAATGCGTCAAGATTGGGACCACCGTTCCCCTGGTAGAAATATTCAACCACACGTTTGAGTAACGGTGTGGACGTAGTATTCCCTGCATAGACGTGAGTAATGACCCGACCATGACCACGAAATTCCCGCGCTTCGGGGCGGGCCATAAATTGGCGGCTATCCCCGTTGCCACTCGGTGGATACATAGCAAACACGACGGTTGCCGCATGGGTTCGTGTATTGAGCGCCGGGGCGCTATAGCTGTACGTGGTAAGGGTCTGGGTTGACCTGCCGGGAATTGCCGTCTCGCTGCGCAGCACGCTGGCAACCCGATGATAGTTTATTTCCAGCCAGCTACTGTTCGCTGGGAATGTCTTTTCATAGGTGATGGTGAGGCTACCACCCTGACCGTTTGTGATCGTCGCCAAACGATTCGCGCCGGGATTGGGTGCATTGACGGAGGTGTCTCGTGGATGGTAGGTAAAGGTTGTTGCCGGTAATGCCTGTATTCCATCGCTCCCAACGAGTTGGACTGCCTTGAGCGTTAACACGCGCTGGCCGTTGCGGGCATCGCTGAAAACACTCTCGTTCAGCGAGGCATACGATAAAACGAGACGCCGTACCAGTTCGTAGTTTGCTCCCGGCCTACTCCAGACGCTAATGCTATCAACCCGGTATTTTTGGTGAGGTGTGATCTGCCGCCAGTATGCATTCCCTGGGTAGGGGTGTTCATAGTTTGCATCTACTCCCGCACTGATCCCGGTTGCGCGATCGGCCGTCTCGAAGGTAATCCGATAGCGTGGGGTGCCGGTGCCAGGTGTTGCTCCGTCAAACCCCCACCGAATCTCGGCCAGATACCAGGTTGGGGTAAAAACTGTTCCCGGGACGACATCAATGTGGTACAGGTATTCGATCCGGTTCCCGTGTACATCAACGACCTGGGTCAGCAGCCATCCGTATATCTCCGGTGTATTGACATCCGTATCGGGACGATTCCAGAGAGGTTGCGTAAAATCATATCGGGTACCATCGGTTGTCCAGGCACGCCAGATATATGTTCCGTTCGACTGCTCAGCCCGAACCCGCACAAAATGCTCATCGACCGCATGCCAGCTCCAACACTCAAGTGCGGCTCCATTTTGATAGTCAGTACATGGGCTGAGCAGTTGTCCGCGCACGATGTCGAATGAACGACCCTCAAATACCAGTGAGAAGTGATCCCAGTTACTACCGGCCAGGCTCTTGTTGCGCATGACCGATCCGCCTGCATTAAGCGACCATCCTTTGCCGACCGGACCGGCCTGCCAGAGTTCACGCAATCCACCAGGTCCATCTGAGGCTGCACTGGAATACGAGAGGCTGACAACCGGTTTCAATCCGCCTGGCCCTGCCGGAACCTCGATCTGGATGCCGTAGCTCATTGCACCGCTAAAGGTGCCGACCTGAAAGCCTTGCAATGAAGGAACATACGTGGTTGATATCGTCGATCCATCGCCGAGTGTGAAGGGAGTAAAGTGATCGACGGTTGCCCAGGCTATCCCTGTTGCCGGCTCCACGGTTGTCGGCAGCGGTATCCAACGGCTCTGTTCTTCATCGAAGTAGAAGAGTGTCAGGTCTGACTCGGCAATCCCGCGTGCAGCAAGTTGTTCGGGTGTATACCGCACCCGAATGGTCAGCGGTGCATCGAAGGTTCTGACCGATTTGCCTTGCTCGTCGAAGGCCTCCAGGTAAAAAGTACCCAGATGTGGTCGTCCATGGATCTCTGGTGGAGGTACAACGCTTCTCCTGTCAGATTGCGTGGTATACCGTACAGTGAGACGACGACGACTCAGCGTTGCCGGCATCTCAACGGTTACAGGTGCATCAGGTAGGTTGAGCGTTGCTGTACGTCCTGGATCAAAGGTTGTTTCGGTCGTGAGTGGTTTGGTATCGATCAGTGCGCCACCACGCACGAACCATGGTTCTGCAACACCGGCGGCTTGAATCTGGCCCTGGAGGACAATCGCCTGCCCCGCTAACGGCTGATCAACCTGTATGGTTCCGGTAAGCACGGCCGTTCCATACGGTGCCAGTTCAGCGATTGACCATTGCCAGGTATGGTCAGCAGGTGAGACGACGGCTACTGCCTTTGTGGCAGTGTCAGCAGACTCGGCGGGAAGTCCGGCCAATATCCCTTTTGGCCCTGCAAGCGTAACAGTAACATCACGGGCGACGTAAGGTGAACGATTCCAGATGGTAACGTTGATGAGAGCAGGGGTTCCAGGTGAAAGGGGATCGGGTGAAACGGTAACAGCTCCGGCCAGGGTTGGTATACCCGGATCAGGAGGCTGTGGAGCAAGCTGTAAGGAAGCTACCGCTGCGGGGGGGGGGGGGGGCGGGCGGTGGTTCGGTGACTGGCGGCTGTTGTGGATCAGCCTGTATCCCTGTTGGTGGCAGGAGGGTTATGAAGAATATCCACGCGACAAACCATGACCACCATCGCTGTGCTCGCCGCTGCCAGAGCATACCTGCATCCTCCCTGTCATAATCGTGCCGGCGAACACCTGCGTAGATGGTAGTACTATCACATAGTGCCGCCGAAGAAGGTAAACCCAGGAATATGAGAACGCTACTGACGCATAAGAGTATAGAGAATTCGATATCGCCTGTCAAGCGAATTCAGGATCAGGTGTCAGCGGAAAGAGGAGTGGTGGAGGGTATGCTCCCGCCTCACGCCTATGCACTACCACATGTCGCAGGTAGCCAGTGATCAAAAGGCCAGCAACCAACAGGGCGGAGGCATTGCCCCCGCCCTGTTGTTGTTCACACCGGTTGCAACAGGCGTTGTTCCTTAGCTAATCCGCTCGAAAATGCCTGCGGCACCCATACCTCCCCCGATGCACATCGTCACCATGCCGTAACGACCGCCGCGCCGCTCGAGTTCATCGAGGATCTGGACGGTCAATTTGGCACCGGTGCATCCCAGCGGATGTCCCAACGCAATTGC
This genomic window from Chloroflexus aurantiacus J-10-fl contains:
- a CDS encoding transposase, coding for MWSTTDAPCRCAGWLLRAAKVFSPEATHCALLSQVQPLIPPGTSVTFLGDGEFDGIDLQEQLRQAHWHYVCRTASNILLSAGGDAFHVADLGPARGEVLALTPAWMTKKQYGPISIPAVWEQQYEQPIYLVTNMLDLDTALKSYRKRGHIETFFSDQKSRGFHIHKSHLSDPARLSRLLIAACLAYVWLVYLGVCALRDGWMQQLHRVHRCDLSLFRLGMRLLARCLKEYIPIPEGLIVPAILPAARIQTPNKKAA
- a CDS encoding suppressor of fused domain protein translates to MNEKSLGLCYFDHFVLHLGANPIDHHVFCPEDEKASCIQILTFDNIFSGCRAFCSLGLSLYEEAIANLAEVILPISGGWESIPFVLANTLFYIIKNRLILRRGTVIGGISNIAPEFAQRFGKQAIYFAQPFGFPEGFGELVCDSRPGRVYLACLISQSEYLYRKEKGTDQFEELLEERGVDVFDIERPSCI
- a CDS encoding GH-E family nuclease, giving the protein MICPTCGRTMTKPDLDHTPPWRDRVARMFGWTRKQVLDEYNDVTKLRAQCPSCNRSRKFEQGASYE
- a CDS encoding colicin immunity domain-containing protein; protein product: MTLTEYKRLIEAFLTHEISAAEFEERYMAAFLAEPGGMDKELFLILDALFAAVDCYWPGCAPGEETPFEISEEQLRREARDALARLEQLAARQAPPPQSED
- a CDS encoding colicin D domain-containing protein — translated: MPTAPTTQVIRGTYRGQDVIHYYDSATGLNVMTDLNGTFLSGWKLSPEQIQHLTTTGSLGGG